Proteins encoded within one genomic window of Mesorhizobium sp. AR10:
- a CDS encoding FAD-binding protein — translation MTTFTPSTSAEVLSTVAWAGAEESQLEILGHGSKRGIGRPQQSEHTLDLSKLTGVTLYEPAELVLSAKAGTPLAEIEGLLAQNGQQLAFEPMDYGSLLGGEPGKGTIGGVLATNLSGPRRLKAGAARDHILGISAVSGRGEAFKSGGRVVKNVTGYDLSKLMANSWGTLAVFTDVTFKVLPAAETEVTLAIRGLLDDHAAAAMALALGSSAEVSSAAHLPERVAARVAGGSLGSHAATLLRVEGFGPSVAYRIAALKSLLKNAGPLEEISGEASLNVWRDIRDCVPFADGLEKPVWRVSMAPAQGHQMVLALRMQAAVDAFYDWQGGLIWLRMEHGDPEAGLLRGLVRQYGGGHATLVRAAPSHRAAVPVFEPQAPQLAALSARLKAEFDPKAILNPGRMAPGAGSATLGPATEGEAP, via the coding sequence ATGACCACCTTCACCCCATCCACGTCAGCCGAAGTCCTCTCCACCGTCGCCTGGGCGGGGGCGGAGGAATCACAGCTCGAAATCCTCGGCCATGGTTCCAAGCGCGGCATCGGCCGTCCGCAGCAGAGCGAACACACGCTCGACCTGTCGAAACTAACCGGCGTCACGCTCTATGAGCCGGCTGAACTGGTGCTGTCGGCAAAGGCCGGCACACCGCTTGCCGAGATCGAAGGACTGCTGGCGCAAAACGGCCAGCAACTTGCTTTCGAACCGATGGACTACGGCTCGTTGCTCGGCGGTGAGCCGGGAAAAGGCACCATCGGCGGCGTGCTGGCCACCAACCTCTCCGGTCCGCGCCGGCTGAAGGCGGGCGCGGCACGAGACCATATCCTCGGCATATCAGCGGTTTCCGGTCGCGGCGAAGCCTTCAAGTCCGGCGGCCGCGTGGTCAAGAACGTCACCGGCTACGACCTGTCCAAGCTGATGGCCAACAGCTGGGGCACGCTTGCCGTGTTCACCGATGTCACCTTCAAGGTACTGCCGGCAGCCGAAACCGAAGTCACGCTCGCCATCCGTGGCCTGCTCGACGATCACGCTGCCGCCGCCATGGCTCTGGCGCTTGGCTCGAGCGCCGAGGTGTCGAGCGCTGCCCATCTGCCCGAACGGGTCGCTGCACGGGTTGCCGGCGGCAGTCTCGGCAGCCATGCCGCGACGCTGCTCCGCGTCGAGGGTTTTGGTCCGTCCGTCGCCTACCGCATCGCTGCACTGAAATCCCTGCTGAAGAATGCTGGTCCGCTCGAGGAGATTTCGGGCGAAGCCTCGCTGAATGTCTGGCGTGATATCAGAGATTGCGTGCCTTTCGCCGATGGCTTGGAAAAGCCGGTCTGGCGCGTCTCGATGGCGCCGGCCCAAGGCCACCAGATGGTGCTGGCGCTACGCATGCAGGCGGCGGTCGATGCCTTCTATGATTGGCAGGGCGGATTGATCTGGCTGCGCATGGAGCATGGCGATCCCGAGGCGGGTCTGCTGCGCGGGCTCGTGAGACAATATGGTGGCGGTCACGCGACACTGGTGCGCGCCGCCCCTTCGCATCGCGCCGCTGTGCCGGTGTTCGAGCCGCAGGCGCCGCAACTGGCGGCGCTCTCCGCCAGGCTCAAGGCCGAGTTCGACCCCAAGGCCATCCTCAATCCCGGTCGTATGGCGCCGGGCGCTGGCTCTGCTACTCTCGGCCCGGCAACCGAGGGAGAAGCACCATGA
- a CDS encoding DUF3422 family protein, whose product MSDDPSNLEFQPRTKGSVMGFPAHEGRPGALGEVHARPHPLIEKPRVLVQLAFMTEGGSGVDQAVLSELSRRLGIAAPDRQARHHAMKWGKGTLRWERHTEFSTYLWEGPLAESGRSQEDSPFGNGFSPPGTVISGIRLEIRRWTQASEKLIAGFDPTSLCYSLVERGNAAIVTDFRQDGDGLTRILVLDRGLTQARTGALSQRLIDIETYRTLAMLGLPLALTLSGRARRIEDRLAQTTREMKVAETRDSQTLLADLTELAAELEADAASSLYRFGASRAYDGIVVERLEALEEEAVPGYDTWGGFLQRRVAPAMRTCRSIEERQANLSRKLTRATTLLRTWVDVEVEKQNRDLLASMNNRARLQLRLQQTVEGLSVAAVSYYVVGLVSYVAKGASIFGHAFAPELITAASVPLALLLVWWGVRRVRRMHSEPAKQPGE is encoded by the coding sequence GTGTCAGACGACCCGTCCAATCTCGAATTCCAGCCGCGCACCAAGGGCAGCGTGATGGGTTTTCCGGCGCATGAGGGGCGACCCGGTGCGCTTGGCGAAGTCCATGCCCGGCCTCACCCGCTCATCGAGAAGCCGCGCGTGCTGGTGCAACTCGCCTTCATGACCGAAGGCGGCTCCGGCGTTGACCAGGCCGTGCTTTCCGAACTGTCGCGGCGTCTCGGCATTGCCGCGCCGGACCGTCAGGCTCGCCACCACGCTATGAAATGGGGCAAGGGCACGCTGCGTTGGGAGCGGCATACCGAATTCTCGACCTATCTGTGGGAAGGCCCGCTTGCCGAAAGCGGCAGGTCGCAGGAAGACTCACCCTTTGGCAACGGATTCTCGCCGCCGGGCACGGTGATCTCCGGCATCAGGCTCGAAATCCGCCGATGGACGCAGGCGAGCGAAAAGCTGATCGCCGGCTTCGATCCGACCAGTCTTTGCTATTCGCTGGTCGAGCGCGGCAATGCCGCCATCGTCACCGATTTCCGCCAGGATGGCGACGGCCTGACCCGCATTCTGGTGCTTGATCGCGGCCTGACGCAGGCTCGTACGGGCGCGCTGTCGCAACGGTTGATCGACATCGAGACCTACCGCACGCTGGCCATGCTTGGCCTGCCGCTGGCGCTGACGCTGTCGGGACGCGCCCGCCGTATCGAGGACAGGCTGGCCCAGACGACCCGTGAAATGAAGGTTGCCGAAACCCGCGACAGCCAGACGCTGCTGGCCGACCTGACCGAGCTTGCCGCCGAGCTGGAGGCCGACGCCGCTTCCAGCCTCTACCGCTTCGGCGCCAGCCGCGCCTATGACGGCATCGTCGTCGAGCGGCTCGAGGCGCTGGAAGAGGAGGCCGTGCCCGGCTACGACACCTGGGGCGGCTTCCTGCAGCGCCGCGTCGCGCCTGCCATGCGCACCTGCCGTTCGATCGAGGAGCGCCAGGCCAATCTGTCGCGAAAGCTCACCCGCGCCACCACGCTGCTGCGTACCTGGGTCGACGTCGAGGTCGAAAAGCAGAACCGCGATCTGCTGGCGTCGATGAACAACCGCGCCCGCCTGCAACTGCGCCTGCAGCAGACGGTGGAAGGCCTCTCGGTGGCTGCCGTCTCTTACTATGTCGTCGGTCTCGTCAGCTATGTCGCCAAGGGTGCTTCGATCTTCGGCCATGCCTTTGCGCCGGAACTCATCACCGCCGCCTCGGTGCCGCTCGCCCTCCTGCTCGTCTGGTGGGGCGTGCGCCGTGTCCGCCGGATGCACTCCGAGCCTGCCAAGCAACCGGGTGAATAA
- the glcF gene encoding glycolate oxidase subunit GlcF, with product MQTNFSLAQLADPHVAESEKILRKCVHCGFCTATCPTYVTLGNELDSPRGRIYLIKDMLENGRPADKEIVTHIDRCLSCLACMTTCPSGVNYMHLVDHARAHIQETYKRPLLDRLTRAMLAFVLPYPSRFRAALKLAKLGKPFVGLFEKIPALKPLGAMLKLAPASIPKASPTALPGVHAGQGAKNGRVALLTGCAQSVLDPAINDTTISLLTRLGVEVVVPRGEGCCGALVHHMGHEEAALASARQNVDAWTRAIELGGLDAIVITASGCGTTIKDYGFMLRLDPAYADKAARVSSLAKDITEYLASLDLPEPVRKPGTIVAYHSACSMQHGQKITRQPKELLSKAGFVVREPREGHLCCGSAGTYNILQSEISAKLRDRKVRNIEATGAEIVATGNIGCITQIASAAKMPVVHTVKLLDWAYGGPKPEGVLENELVAAE from the coding sequence GTGCAGACCAATTTCTCGCTTGCCCAGCTTGCCGATCCGCATGTCGCGGAATCGGAGAAGATCCTGCGCAAATGCGTACATTGCGGCTTCTGCACCGCCACCTGTCCGACCTATGTGACGCTGGGCAACGAACTGGATTCGCCGCGCGGGCGAATCTACCTGATCAAGGATATGCTGGAGAACGGCCGCCCGGCCGACAAGGAGATCGTCACTCATATCGACCGTTGCCTGTCCTGCCTTGCCTGCATGACCACCTGCCCGTCGGGCGTCAACTACATGCATCTGGTCGATCATGCCCGCGCCCATATCCAGGAAACCTACAAGCGCCCGCTGCTCGATCGCCTGACGCGCGCCATGCTGGCCTTTGTCCTGCCCTACCCGTCACGCTTTCGTGCTGCGCTGAAGTTGGCGAAGCTCGGAAAACCGTTTGTCGGTCTGTTCGAAAAGATCCCGGCGCTGAAGCCGCTGGGCGCCATGCTCAAGCTCGCTCCGGCGTCGATTCCCAAGGCGTCGCCCACAGCTCTGCCGGGGGTGCATGCCGGGCAGGGCGCGAAAAATGGGCGCGTCGCTCTCCTCACCGGTTGCGCCCAATCCGTGCTCGATCCCGCTATCAATGACACGACGATCTCGCTGCTGACGCGGCTCGGCGTCGAGGTTGTCGTGCCCCGGGGCGAGGGCTGCTGCGGCGCGCTGGTGCATCATATGGGCCACGAGGAGGCAGCACTTGCCTCGGCCAGGCAGAATGTCGACGCCTGGACGCGTGCGATCGAATTAGGTGGGCTCGATGCCATCGTCATCACCGCGTCCGGCTGCGGCACCACCATCAAGGATTATGGCTTCATGCTGCGCCTCGATCCGGCCTATGCCGACAAGGCCGCGCGCGTCTCATCATTGGCGAAAGACATCACCGAATATCTGGCAAGCCTCGACCTGCCGGAGCCGGTGCGGAAGCCCGGCACCATCGTCGCCTATCACTCCGCCTGCTCGATGCAACATGGCCAGAAGATCACCCGCCAGCCGAAGGAGCTTCTCAGCAAGGCGGGCTTCGTCGTGCGCGAGCCGCGTGAGGGTCATCTGTGCTGCGGCTCGGCCGGCACCTACAACATCCTCCAATCCGAGATTTCGGCAAAGCTGCGCGACCGCAAGGTCAGGAATATCGAGGCGACGGGTGCTGAAATCGTCGCCACCGGCAATATCGGCTGCATCACCCAGATTGCTTCCGCGGCAAAGATGCCGGTTGTGCACACGGTAAAACTGCTCGACTGGGCCTATGGCGGGCCGAAGCCGGAGGGTGTTTTGGAAAACGAGCTGGTCGCTGCGGAGTAA
- a CDS encoding DUF4870 family protein, whose translation MSDINSGQNDKPAPRQTDRWLEPGPTNALVIYILYLAGLVIGITGIVGIVLAYINRGKAGGFVESHYTFLIRTFWIGLLYALISVVLMFLIIGFVLMFAVGVWFIARSILGLQALQRGEPVKNPESWFLGL comes from the coding sequence ATGAGCGACATCAATTCCGGCCAGAACGACAAACCCGCACCGCGCCAGACCGACCGCTGGCTGGAGCCAGGGCCGACCAACGCGCTGGTCATCTATATCCTCTACCTCGCCGGCCTCGTCATCGGCATCACCGGCATTGTCGGCATCGTTCTGGCCTATATCAACCGCGGCAAGGCCGGCGGCTTCGTCGAGAGCCACTACACCTTCCTGATCCGCACCTTCTGGATCGGCCTGCTCTATGCGCTGATCTCGGTTGTGCTGATGTTCCTCATCATCGGCTTCGTGCTGATGTTCGCTGTCGGCGTCTGGTTCATCGCTCGTTCCATTCTCGGCCTGCAGGCGCTGCAGCGCGGCGAGCCGGTGAAAAACCCAGAAAGCTGGTTCCTCGGACTTTAG
- a CDS encoding alpha-hydroxy acid oxidase, protein MSTILTIADLKDLARRRVPTMFFDYADSGAWTEGTYRANEEDFQKIKFRQRVLVDMDNRSLESTMIGEKVAMPVALAPTGMTGMQHADGEMLAAQAAQEFGVPFTLSTMSICSIEDVASVATKPFWFQLYVLRDKDFVLNLIDRAKAAKCSALVLTLDLQILGQRHKDIRNGLSAPPKLTLKNIVDMAIRPRWCAGMLGTQRRTFRNIVGHAKGVGDLSSLASWTTEQFDPHLSWNDVAWIKERWGGKLILKGILDKEDALMAAKTGADAIIVSNHGGRQLDGASSSIMALEEIADAVGDTIEVHMDGGIRSGQDVLKALCLGAKGTYIGRPFLYGLGALGKEGVTKALEIIRKEMDITLALCGKRLVTDMGKDQLRR, encoded by the coding sequence ATGAGCACCATCCTCACCATTGCCGATCTCAAGGACCTTGCGCGCCGCCGCGTGCCGACGATGTTCTTCGACTATGCCGATTCCGGCGCCTGGACCGAAGGCACCTACCGGGCCAACGAGGAGGATTTCCAGAAGATCAAGTTCCGCCAGCGCGTGCTGGTCGACATGGACAATCGCTCGCTGGAATCGACCATGATCGGCGAGAAGGTGGCGATGCCGGTGGCGCTGGCGCCAACCGGGATGACCGGCATGCAGCACGCCGACGGCGAGATGCTTGCGGCGCAGGCGGCGCAAGAATTCGGCGTGCCGTTCACGCTGTCGACGATGAGCATCTGCTCGATCGAGGATGTCGCCTCGGTGGCCACGAAGCCGTTCTGGTTCCAGCTCTATGTGCTGCGCGACAAAGATTTCGTGCTCAACCTGATCGACCGGGCGAAGGCGGCGAAGTGTTCGGCGCTGGTGCTGACGCTCGACCTGCAGATCCTCGGCCAGCGCCACAAGGATATCCGCAACGGGCTTTCGGCGCCGCCCAAGCTGACGTTGAAGAACATCGTCGATATGGCCATCCGCCCGCGGTGGTGCGCCGGCATGCTCGGCACCCAGCGCCGCACCTTCCGCAACATTGTCGGCCACGCCAAGGGCGTCGGCGACCTCAGTTCCCTGGCGTCGTGGACGACGGAACAGTTCGATCCGCATCTGTCGTGGAATGACGTCGCCTGGATCAAGGAGCGTTGGGGCGGCAAGCTGATCCTGAAAGGCATCCTCGACAAGGAAGACGCGCTGATGGCGGCCAAGACCGGCGCCGACGCGATCATCGTTTCCAACCATGGCGGACGCCAGCTCGACGGGGCTTCGTCATCGATCATGGCGCTGGAAGAGATCGCCGATGCGGTCGGCGACACGATCGAAGTGCACATGGATGGCGGCATCCGCTCGGGCCAGGACGTGCTGAAAGCGCTTTGCCTCGGCGCCAAGGGCACCTATATCGGCCGGCCTTTCCTTTACGGCCTTGGTGCGCTCGGCAAGGAAGGAGTTACCAAGGCGCTGGAAATCATCCGCAAGGAGATGGACATCACGCTGGCACTGTGCGGAAAACGTCTGGTGACCGACATGGGCAAAGACCAGCTTCGGCGCTAG
- a CDS encoding DNA-3-methyladenine glycosylase I, with amino-acid sequence MENENTGLLVGPDGVTRCFWHGNLPDYLHYHDHEWGRPVADDRRLFEKICLEGFQSGLSWLTILRKRENFREAFAGFDIDKVAAFNDKDVERMLGNAGIIRHRGKIVSTINNAKRAREMADEAGSLAAWFWKFEPGPDERPEIVDLAHLRANPTTAVSVRISKELKKRGWSFVGPTTVYAFMQAMGLVNDHLEGCVCRERVEAERKAFKRPK; translated from the coding sequence ATGGAAAATGAAAACACCGGCCTGCTCGTTGGCCCCGATGGTGTCACGCGCTGCTTCTGGCACGGCAATCTGCCGGACTATCTGCATTACCACGACCATGAATGGGGCCGGCCGGTCGCCGACGATCGCAGGCTGTTCGAAAAGATCTGCCTCGAAGGCTTCCAGTCGGGCCTGTCGTGGCTGACCATATTGCGCAAGCGCGAGAACTTTCGCGAGGCCTTTGCCGGCTTCGATATCGACAAGGTTGCTGCCTTCAACGACAAGGATGTCGAGCGGATGCTCGGCAATGCCGGCATCATCCGCCACCGTGGCAAGATCGTCTCGACCATCAACAACGCCAAACGCGCGCGTGAAATGGCCGACGAGGCCGGCTCGCTTGCCGCCTGGTTCTGGAAATTCGAACCGGGTCCGGACGAACGACCCGAGATTGTCGATCTCGCCCATCTGCGCGCCAACCCGACCACGGCGGTTTCGGTGCGGATTTCGAAGGAATTGAAGAAACGCGGCTGGAGCTTTGTCGGCCCGACCACCGTTTACGCTTTCATGCAGGCCATGGGACTGGTCAACGACCATCTCGAGGGCTGTGTCTGCCGCGAGAGGGTGGAGGCGGAACGGAAGGCGTTCAAGAGGCCCAAGTGA
- a CDS encoding FadR/GntR family transcriptional regulator, protein MSDIFSRIEHSRTADEVVQQIESLILEGVLRTGDRLPGERELARQFEVSRPILRDALKALEGRGLLTTRPGGGTHVADVIGQLFTKPVTDLISMHRKAVTDYLEYRREIEAVAAEYAARRATSDDLALLDRIMARMDEAHRTGDFDDEAEIDVEFHHAICECAHNIILLHTLRSCYRLLSEGVFRSRLLAFTVPGAREALLAQHRAIYTAVKAGDPATARQAAMDHISYVERSMAEAERSGEWQRVSRLRLRQRSEGDDSEPARKRP, encoded by the coding sequence TTGAGCGATATTTTCTCCAGGATCGAGCATTCCCGCACCGCCGACGAGGTGGTGCAGCAGATCGAGAGTCTTATCCTCGAGGGTGTCCTGCGCACCGGCGACCGGTTGCCGGGCGAGCGCGAGCTGGCGCGCCAGTTCGAGGTATCGCGGCCGATCCTGCGCGATGCGCTGAAGGCGCTGGAAGGACGCGGGTTGCTGACCACGCGGCCCGGCGGCGGCACCCATGTCGCCGATGTCATCGGTCAGCTGTTCACCAAGCCGGTGACAGACCTGATCTCGATGCACCGCAAGGCGGTAACCGACTATCTGGAATACCGCCGCGAGATCGAGGCCGTCGCGGCCGAATATGCAGCACGGCGCGCCACATCGGACGATCTGGCACTGCTCGACCGCATCATGGCGCGCATGGACGAAGCGCACCGCACCGGCGATTTCGACGACGAGGCAGAAATCGACGTCGAGTTCCACCACGCCATCTGCGAATGCGCGCACAACATCATTCTCCTGCACACGCTGCGCTCCTGCTACCGGTTGCTGTCGGAAGGCGTGTTCCGGAGCCGGTTGCTGGCGTTCACCGTGCCCGGCGCGCGTGAGGCGCTGCTGGCGCAGCATCGGGCGATCTACACGGCGGTGAAGGCCGGCGATCCGGCCACGGCGCGACAGGCGGCGATGGATCACATCTCCTACGTCGAACGGTCAATGGCCGAGGCCGAGCGCAGCGGCGAGTGGCAACGCGTGTCGCGGCTGCGGCTCAGGCAGCGCTCGGAAGGCGACGACAGCGAACCGGCACGGAAGCGCCCGTAA
- a CDS encoding FAD-linked oxidase C-terminal domain-containing protein — translation MSGLAMPKPDDATMRRRHEIVADMRIIVPGEGVVDATNEMRAFESDGLTAYRQLPLVVVLPETVAQVSRVLKYCNDRNIRVVPRGSGTSLSGGALPLEDAVLIVMSRFNRILAIDFPNRIVVAQPGVTNLGITTAVEQEGFYYAPDPSSQIACSIGGNVAENSGGVHCLKYGLTANNVLGIEMVLMNGEVIRLGGSHLDAEGYDLLGVMTGSEGLLGVVTEVTVRILKKPETARALLIGFPTSEQGGQCVADIIGAGIIPGGMEMMDRPAIHAAEDFVHAGYPLDVEALLIVELDGPGVEVDHLIGLVEAIAYRNGSTTCRISQSEQERLSFWAGRKAAFPAVGRISPDYYCMDGTIPRKELPRVLAGMRELSDKYGLGVANVFHAGDGNLHPLILYDANVPGELDRAESFGADILRLCVKVGGVLTGEHGVGVEKRDLMPEMFNQIDLDQQMRVKCAFDPNHLLNPGKVFPQLRRCAELGRMHVHRGQVAFPDIPRF, via the coding sequence ATGTCCGGCCTTGCCATGCCGAAGCCAGACGACGCCACGATGCGCCGGCGTCACGAGATCGTCGCCGATATGCGCATCATCGTGCCGGGCGAAGGTGTCGTCGACGCGACCAATGAGATGCGCGCCTTCGAGAGCGACGGGCTCACCGCCTATCGGCAATTGCCGCTGGTCGTGGTTTTGCCCGAAACGGTGGCGCAGGTTTCCCGGGTGCTCAAATACTGCAACGACCGCAACATCCGTGTCGTGCCGCGTGGCTCCGGCACGTCTTTGTCCGGCGGCGCGCTGCCGCTCGAAGACGCGGTGCTGATCGTCATGAGCCGCTTTAATCGCATCCTCGCGATCGACTTTCCCAACCGCATCGTCGTCGCCCAGCCGGGCGTCACCAATCTCGGCATCACCACCGCCGTCGAGCAGGAGGGCTTCTATTATGCCCCCGATCCATCCTCCCAGATCGCCTGCTCGATCGGCGGCAACGTCGCGGAGAATTCCGGCGGCGTCCACTGCCTGAAATACGGCCTCACCGCCAACAATGTCCTCGGCATCGAGATGGTGCTGATGAACGGCGAGGTGATCCGCCTCGGCGGCAGCCATCTCGATGCGGAAGGCTACGATCTGCTCGGTGTCATGACCGGCTCCGAAGGTCTGCTTGGCGTCGTCACCGAGGTGACCGTGCGCATCCTGAAGAAGCCGGAGACGGCCCGCGCGCTGCTGATCGGCTTCCCGACCAGCGAGCAGGGCGGCCAATGTGTCGCCGACATCATCGGCGCTGGCATCATCCCAGGCGGCATGGAGATGATGGACCGGCCAGCGATCCACGCCGCCGAGGATTTTGTCCATGCCGGCTATCCCTTGGATGTCGAGGCCCTGCTGATCGTCGAGCTCGACGGGCCGGGCGTCGAGGTCGATCACCTGATCGGCCTTGTCGAAGCCATCGCCTACAGGAACGGCTCGACCACCTGCCGCATTTCGCAGTCGGAACAGGAGCGGCTGAGCTTCTGGGCCGGGCGCAAGGCGGCCTTTCCGGCGGTTGGCCGCATCTCGCCCGACTACTACTGCATGGACGGCACCATCCCGCGCAAGGAATTGCCGCGCGTGCTCGCCGGCATGCGTGAGCTCTCTGACAAATACGGGCTCGGCGTCGCCAACGTCTTCCACGCCGGCGACGGCAATCTGCACCCGCTGATCCTCTACGATGCCAACGTGCCCGGCGAACTCGACAGAGCGGAGAGTTTCGGCGCCGACATATTGCGGCTCTGCGTCAAGGTCGGCGGCGTGCTGACCGGCGAACACGGGGTCGGCGTCGAGAAGCGCGACCTGATGCCGGAAATGTTCAACCAGATCGACCTCGACCAGCAGATGCGGGTCAAATGCGCTTTCGATCCCAACCATCTGCTCAATCCCGGCAAGGTATTTCCGCAGCTTCGCCGCTGCGCCGAACTCGGCCGCATGCATGTGCACCGGGGTCAGGTGGCGTTTCCGGACATTCCGAGGTTTTGA
- a CDS encoding metallophosphoesterase family protein, with protein sequence MTKPGIHFLDARGPEGVRLYAIGDVHGRLDLLAAMHRRIEAEIKQDQPSDWRVIHLGDYVDRGPDTKGVIDFLIDAHKRDPRHLMLAGNHDIGFLDFLKSPDPDGLFIRYGGIQTAQSYGVTITGGSAWFGKAEAALRQGHAALVEAVPQSHVDLLRSLPFSLIFGDFYFCHAGIRPGIPLEQQSPQDLIWIRDIFHNHPGLYPKIIVHGHTPVPDAEVMANRVNVDTLAWQSGNLTALVVDGAEKRILRVRAESSNEGLR encoded by the coding sequence TTGACGAAACCCGGCATCCACTTTCTCGACGCGCGCGGACCAGAGGGCGTGCGCCTCTACGCTATCGGCGACGTGCACGGCCGGCTCGACCTGCTGGCCGCCATGCACCGCCGGATCGAGGCGGAGATCAAACAGGACCAGCCTTCCGACTGGCGCGTCATCCATCTCGGCGATTATGTCGACCGTGGGCCTGATACCAAGGGCGTCATCGATTTCCTGATCGACGCGCATAAACGCGATCCGCGCCACCTGATGCTCGCCGGCAACCACGACATCGGCTTTCTCGACTTCCTCAAATCCCCCGATCCGGATGGACTTTTCATACGCTATGGCGGCATCCAGACGGCGCAATCTTATGGCGTAACGATTACCGGAGGCAGCGCCTGGTTTGGCAAGGCCGAGGCGGCTCTCCGGCAAGGACACGCAGCTCTGGTCGAGGCCGTGCCGCAGAGCCATGTCGACCTTCTGCGCTCGTTGCCGTTTTCACTGATTTTCGGAGATTTCTACTTCTGCCATGCCGGCATCAGACCCGGCATTCCATTGGAACAGCAGAGCCCGCAGGACCTGATCTGGATCCGCGACATCTTCCACAACCATCCCGGCCTCTACCCGAAGATCATCGTGCATGGCCACACGCCGGTGCCCGATGCCGAAGTCATGGCCAATCGCGTCAATGTCGACACGCTCGCCTGGCAGTCGGGAAACCTCACCGCGCTCGTCGTGGACGGCGCGGAGAAACGTATCCTGAGGGTGCGGGCAGAGAGTTCTAACGAAGGGCTGCGGTGA
- a CDS encoding L,D-transpeptidase: MKTVLLSLLGAAAILAAGATSSSADDRYADRPPVMVSPDLSAPWVLQLGRAPGIVRQNRQVVQQPRLRYAQPAQRDQLRTAAVQPPAKRMVMRPQINPVYLPQEVAYDGPQKPGTIVIDTTQNFLYLVEKNGKARRYGVGTGKPGFEWSGTHKITNKRVWPDWRPPAQMIKREAAKGRYLPTYLAGGEENPLGARALYLGSTEYRIHGTNQPWTIGGAVSSGCIRMRNEDVVDLYERVNVGTTVVVI; this comes from the coding sequence ATGAAGACAGTTCTGCTTTCCCTGCTCGGCGCCGCGGCCATTCTTGCCGCCGGCGCCACGTCCTCCAGCGCCGACGACCGCTATGCCGACAGGCCGCCGGTGATGGTGAGCCCCGACCTTTCGGCGCCATGGGTGCTGCAGCTTGGCCGCGCCCCCGGCATCGTGCGCCAGAACCGGCAAGTGGTGCAGCAGCCGCGCCTGCGTTATGCGCAACCGGCGCAACGAGACCAGTTGCGCACCGCAGCCGTGCAGCCGCCGGCCAAGCGCATGGTCATGCGCCCGCAGATCAACCCGGTCTACCTGCCGCAGGAAGTCGCCTATGACGGGCCGCAGAAGCCGGGCACGATCGTCATCGATACGACACAGAATTTCCTCTACCTGGTCGAGAAGAACGGCAAGGCGCGGCGCTACGGCGTCGGCACCGGCAAGCCGGGCTTCGAATGGTCCGGCACGCACAAGATCACCAACAAACGCGTCTGGCCGGACTGGCGGCCGCCGGCGCAGATGATCAAGCGCGAGGCGGCCAAGGGCCGCTATCTGCCAACCTATCTTGCCGGCGGCGAAGAAAACCCGCTCGGCGCACGCGCGCTCTATCTCGGCTCGACGGAGTACCGCATCCACGGCACCAACCAGCCATGGACGATCGGCGGCGCAGTGTCTTCGGGCTGCATACGTATGCGCAACGAGGACGTGGTCGATCTCTATGAACGGGTCAATGTCGGAACGACCGTGGTGGTGATATAG
- a CDS encoding type 1 glutamine amidotransferase — protein MRVLVVQNYDNTGLGQVGAALAEAGADLDLRRPYQGDALPEDATQHDAMVVLGGGQNALADDDYPYFPALLELTRDFADKDRAVLGICLGGQLVARAFGGENRIGGANEFGWCGVSLTPDAKADPVLAALPEKFPIFQWHDDTFALPESAVRLAGNEVAENQAFRVGRAIYGFQFHFEADRPMVRDWSTSFAPLIAERHPDWSDRLDGEMARNGPEADAAGLAIARAWVATI, from the coding sequence ATGCGGGTGCTGGTGGTTCAGAACTACGACAATACTGGCCTTGGTCAGGTCGGTGCCGCCCTTGCCGAGGCGGGCGCCGATCTCGACCTGCGCCGGCCTTACCAGGGTGACGCCTTGCCGGAAGATGCCACCCAGCATGACGCCATGGTGGTGCTTGGCGGCGGGCAGAACGCGCTGGCTGACGACGACTATCCCTATTTTCCCGCGCTGCTCGAATTGACCCGCGATTTCGCCGACAAGGATCGCGCCGTGCTTGGCATCTGCCTTGGCGGCCAGTTGGTCGCCCGCGCCTTCGGTGGCGAGAACCGGATCGGCGGCGCCAACGAATTCGGCTGGTGCGGCGTGTCGCTGACGCCGGATGCCAAGGCCGATCCGGTGCTCGCGGCACTCCCTGAAAAATTCCCCATCTTCCAGTGGCACGACGACACGTTTGCGCTGCCCGAAAGCGCGGTGCGGCTGGCCGGCAACGAAGTTGCCGAGAACCAGGCGTTCCGCGTTGGCCGCGCCATTTATGGCTTCCAGTTCCATTTCGAAGCCGACCGACCGATGGTCCGCGACTGGAGCACGTCCTTCGCACCGCTGATCGCCGAGCGGCATCCCGACTGGAGCGACCGGCTCGACGGAGAAATGGCCCGCAACGGGCCGGAAGCCGATGCCGCCGGCCTGGCCATCGCCCGCGCCTGGGTGGCGACGATCTGA